The Candidatus Zixiibacteriota bacterium genome includes a region encoding these proteins:
- a CDS encoding YraN family protein — translation MSHQQKKSSRARGDQFERKAEEYLVKRGYEILARNWQAGHKEIDLVARKDKTLAFVEVKGSRGDRFGHPAYRVDRKKRENLALAAERFITEMGLRGLEFRFDVITIYEGTLEHFPGAFQLESDDSGAGANDVEESF, via the coding sequence TTGTCTCACCAGCAAAAGAAATCATCGCGGGCAAGGGGGGACCAGTTCGAGCGGAAAGCCGAAGAGTATCTTGTTAAGAGGGGGTATGAGATTCTGGCGCGCAACTGGCAGGCGGGGCATAAAGAGATAGATTTGGTTGCCCGAAAAGATAAAACGCTGGCGTTTGTGGAGGTAAAAGGAAGCCGCGGGGACAGATTCGGACACCCGGCATACCGGGTCGATAGAAAAAAGCGGGAAAACCTGGCGCTGGCGGCGGAGCGGTTCATTACAGAGATGGGATTGCGGGGATTGGAATTTCGATTTGATGTGATTACGATTTACGAGGGAACCCTGGAACATTTTCCAGGGGCGTTTCAACTGGAATCGGATGATTCCGGCGCCGGCGCGAATGATGTCGAAGAGTCTTTTTGA